From Streptomyces sp. TLI_235, a single genomic window includes:
- a CDS encoding Uma2 family endonuclease, with the protein MTAEPIDWNHPMSQEWTYEQVKDLDLPFEWDLVDGIIMVRGQTNQWHDQVRDELYSALRSARVAPYAANVERRVLLDPENTTKPDVVVFDKTGIDVFELECLPPEAVVLMVEVVSHGTRANDRFRKPGQYAEKKVPSYWRVERSDDGLPVVHEFRLDEEQGVYLPVAVHEGLLVTAVPFPVEIDLKQVVEL; encoded by the coding sequence ATGACCGCCGAGCCGATCGACTGGAACCACCCGATGTCCCAGGAGTGGACGTACGAGCAGGTCAAGGACCTCGATCTGCCGTTCGAATGGGATCTGGTGGACGGAATCATCATGGTGCGGGGGCAGACGAACCAGTGGCACGACCAGGTGCGTGACGAGCTCTACTCGGCTCTGCGCAGCGCACGGGTCGCGCCGTATGCGGCCAATGTCGAGCGCCGTGTCCTGCTCGACCCGGAGAACACCACCAAGCCGGACGTTGTGGTCTTCGACAAGACCGGCATCGACGTCTTCGAACTGGAGTGCCTTCCGCCGGAGGCCGTAGTGCTGATGGTGGAGGTCGTGTCGCACGGCACCCGGGCGAACGACCGGTTCCGCAAGCCGGGCCAGTACGCCGAGAAGAAAGTCCCCTCCTACTGGCGGGTCGAGCGCTCCGACGACGGCCTGCCGGTCGTCCACGAGTTCCGGCTGGACGAGGAGCAGGGCGTCTACCTGCCGGTCGCCGTCCACGAAGGACTGCTGGTCACGGCGGTGCCGTTCCCGGTGGAGATCGACCTCAAGCAGGTCGTCGAACTCTGA
- a CDS encoding dimethyladenosine transferase, with protein sequence MSSTDPAPAADHHLLGAADIRELAAAFGVKPTKQRGQNFVIDGNTVRRIVRAGGVTAEDSVVEVGPGLGSLTLALLEVAAHVTAVEIDPLLAQHLPATVASRMPEKAKDFDLVLSDAMEVTELPGPAPTALVANLPYNVAVPVLLHMLQTFPSIERTLVMVQSEVADRLAAKPGNKVYGVPSVKANWYAEVKRAGAIGRSVFWPAPNVDSGLVSLIRRDPPKTTASRAEVFAVVDAAFAQRRKTLRAALAGWAGSPAGAEQALAAAGIDHKLRGEMLTVEQFAAIAEHKPEAQK encoded by the coding sequence GTGAGCAGCACCGATCCCGCACCCGCCGCCGACCACCACCTGCTCGGCGCGGCCGACATCCGCGAGCTGGCGGCCGCCTTCGGCGTGAAGCCGACCAAGCAGCGCGGCCAGAACTTCGTCATCGACGGCAACACCGTGCGCCGGATCGTCCGCGCGGGCGGGGTGACCGCCGAGGACAGCGTGGTCGAGGTCGGCCCGGGGCTCGGCTCGCTCACCCTGGCCCTGCTGGAGGTCGCCGCGCACGTCACCGCGGTCGAGATCGACCCGCTGCTCGCCCAGCACCTCCCCGCCACCGTCGCCTCCCGGATGCCGGAGAAGGCGAAGGACTTCGACCTGGTGCTCTCCGACGCCATGGAGGTCACCGAGCTCCCCGGCCCGGCGCCGACCGCACTGGTCGCCAACCTGCCCTACAACGTCGCCGTGCCGGTGCTGCTGCACATGCTGCAGACCTTCCCGAGCATCGAGCGCACCCTCGTCATGGTGCAGAGCGAGGTCGCCGACCGGCTCGCCGCCAAGCCCGGCAACAAGGTGTACGGCGTGCCCTCGGTGAAGGCCAACTGGTACGCCGAGGTGAAGCGGGCCGGCGCGATCGGCCGCAGCGTCTTCTGGCCCGCGCCGAACGTCGACTCCGGCCTGGTGTCGCTGATCCGCCGCGACCCGCCGAAGACCACCGCCTCCCGCGCGGAGGTGTTCGCCGTCGTCGACGCCGCGTTCGCGCAGCGCCGCAAGACCCTGCGGGCCGCCCTGGCCGGCTGGGCCGGCTCGCCGGCCGGCGCCGAACAGGCGCTGGCCGCCGCCGGGATCGACCACAAGCTGCGCGGCGAGATGCTGACGGTGGAACAGTTCGCCGCCATCGCCGAGCACAAGCCCGAGGCCCAGAAATGA
- a CDS encoding Uma2 family endonuclease, with product MTAVEDRPQMLAEEFERIAVAAEREGVRMEFIHGRMGVKAVPDGDHDEIIRWVMEQCMQQRPDLWLYPERGLRVGTYRKGHAKPDGVLSPKGSFAGQGEWASADRAVMVVEVTSYDTDTDRRDRDEKPRAYAETGIPVYLLVDRDSCEVLVFSEPEDGQYVSLVRRPFGKTVVLPDPVGISLETEPFKAWVR from the coding sequence GTGACGGCAGTGGAGGACCGGCCGCAGATGCTGGCCGAGGAGTTCGAGCGCATCGCCGTGGCGGCCGAGCGCGAGGGTGTGCGGATGGAGTTCATCCACGGGCGGATGGGGGTCAAGGCAGTGCCCGACGGCGACCACGACGAGATCATCCGCTGGGTGATGGAGCAGTGCATGCAGCAGCGCCCCGATCTCTGGCTGTACCCCGAACGTGGACTGCGGGTGGGGACCTACCGCAAGGGTCACGCCAAGCCCGACGGGGTGCTGTCTCCAAAGGGGAGTTTCGCGGGCCAGGGCGAGTGGGCCTCGGCCGACCGGGCCGTGATGGTGGTCGAGGTGACCTCCTACGACACCGACACCGACCGCCGCGACCGGGACGAGAAACCGCGCGCCTACGCGGAGACCGGCATCCCGGTCTACCTGCTGGTCGATCGGGACAGCTGCGAGGTGCTGGTCTTCAGCGAGCCCGAGGACGGCCAGTACGTGAGCCTGGTCCGGCGGCCTTTCGGCAAGACCGTCGTGCTGCCCGACCCGGTCGGGATCAGCCTGGAGACCGAGCCGTTCAAGGCCTGGGTGCGCTGA
- a CDS encoding TatD DNase family protein: protein MAKKDDDRSTPPPLPEPLAVAVADSHTHLDMQNGTPAEGLAKAASVGVTTVVQVGCDVRGSRWAASLAAEFEAVHAAVALHPNEAPRIFLGDPDGWSGQHRAPGGAAALDQALAEIDALAALPHVKAVGETGLDYFRTGPEGVDIQKESFRRHIEIAKRHGKALVIHDRDAHEDVIALLLEEGAPERTVFHCYSGDTEMAKVCAEHGWYLSFAGPVTYKANHALREALAVTPLDRVLIETDAPFLTPHPFRGRPNAPYLIPVTLRAMAAHRGIGEDEMATAIADNTARAFGY, encoded by the coding sequence ATGCAGAACGGCACCCCCGCCGAGGGCCTCGCGAAGGCCGCCTCGGTCGGGGTGACCACCGTCGTCCAGGTCGGCTGCGACGTGCGCGGCTCGCGCTGGGCGGCATCGCTCGCCGCCGAGTTCGAGGCCGTGCACGCGGCCGTCGCCCTGCACCCCAACGAGGCGCCGCGGATCTTCCTCGGCGACCCGGACGGCTGGTCCGGGCAGCACCGGGCCCCGGGCGGCGCCGCCGCCCTCGACCAGGCACTCGCCGAGATCGACGCGCTCGCCGCCCTGCCGCACGTCAAGGCGGTCGGCGAGACCGGCCTCGACTACTTCCGCACCGGCCCCGAGGGCGTGGACATCCAGAAGGAGTCCTTCCGCCGCCACATCGAGATCGCCAAGCGGCACGGCAAGGCCCTGGTCATCCACGACCGGGACGCCCACGAGGACGTCATCGCCCTGCTGCTGGAGGAGGGCGCGCCCGAACGCACCGTCTTCCACTGCTACTCCGGCGACACCGAGATGGCCAAGGTCTGCGCCGAGCACGGCTGGTATCTGTCCTTCGCCGGCCCGGTCACCTACAAGGCCAACCACGCCCTGCGCGAGGCCCTGGCGGTGACCCCGCTCGACCGCGTCCTGATCGAGACGGACGCCCCCTTCCTCACCCCGCACCCCTTCCGCGGCCGCCCCAACGCTCCCTACCTGATCCCGGTCACCCTCCGCGCCATGGCCGCGCACCGGGGCATCGGGGAGGACGAGATGGCCACCGCGATCGCCGACAACACCGCCCGCGCCTTCGGGTACTGA
- a CDS encoding 4-diphosphocytidyl-2-C-methyl-D-erythritol kinase, with amino-acid sequence MITVRVPAKVNVQLGVGGLRADGFHDLANVFFAVGLFDEVTATPGEGVTLSCTGPDAASVPLDDTNLAARAARLLAAHHGLGDPGVHLHIAKAIPVAGGMAGGSADGAAALVACDALWGLDTPFDTLLDLAAELGSDVPFALLGGVALGRGRGEILDALPVAGTFHWVFAVADGGLSTPAVFRECDRLREEAGTGSSAADVPTPDADPALLAALASGDPVALAAALTNDLQAAALALRPSLADTLAAGTEAGAIGALVSGSGPTCAFLAKDADAATAIAAALTASGTCRAAHATHGPVRGAEVSAPRP; translated from the coding sequence ATGATCACGGTTCGCGTCCCCGCCAAGGTCAACGTCCAGCTCGGGGTCGGCGGCCTGCGCGCCGACGGCTTCCACGACCTGGCCAACGTCTTCTTCGCCGTCGGCCTGTTCGACGAGGTCACCGCCACCCCCGGCGAGGGTGTCACGCTCTCCTGCACCGGCCCCGACGCGGCCTCCGTCCCGCTGGACGACACCAACCTCGCCGCCCGTGCCGCCCGGCTGCTGGCCGCGCACCACGGCCTCGGCGACCCGGGCGTCCACCTGCACATCGCCAAGGCCATCCCGGTGGCCGGCGGGATGGCCGGCGGCAGCGCGGACGGCGCCGCCGCCCTCGTTGCCTGTGACGCCCTGTGGGGCCTGGACACCCCGTTCGACACCCTGCTGGACCTCGCCGCCGAACTCGGCTCCGACGTGCCGTTCGCCCTGCTCGGCGGCGTCGCGCTGGGCCGCGGCCGCGGCGAGATCCTGGACGCCCTGCCGGTCGCCGGCACCTTCCACTGGGTGTTCGCGGTCGCCGACGGCGGGCTCTCCACCCCGGCCGTCTTCCGTGAGTGCGACCGGCTCCGCGAGGAGGCCGGCACTGGCTCCTCGGCGGCCGACGTCCCCACCCCGGACGCCGACCCGGCGCTGCTCGCCGCCCTCGCCTCCGGCGACCCGGTGGCCCTCGCCGCCGCCCTCACCAACGACCTGCAGGCAGCGGCCCTGGCGCTGCGGCCCTCGCTCGCCGACACCCTGGCCGCTGGCACCGAGGCCGGCGCGATCGGCGCCCTGGTCTCCGGGTCCGGCCCGACCTGCGCCTTCCTCGCCAAGGACGCCGACGCCGCCACCGCGATCGCCGCCGCCCTCACCGCCTCCGGCACCTGCCGGGCGGCCCACGCCACCCACGGCCCGGTCCGGGGCGCGGAGGTCAGCGCACCCAGGCCTTGA